Genomic DNA from Calditrichota bacterium:
AAATCGGGAACAACACACTGGCAGGCGGGTCGACTACATCCGGCAGTATGAAAAAGGCCTTCGAATACGGTGTAAAGTGGGCCAAGGATCATCCGGATAAGGCTGTGGTTTTTAATATGAGTTATGGTATTGGGTCCGAAATTGAAGGGCGAAGCGATATTGACCGGTTTATCGATCGAATTCTGAAAGAGAACGAAAATCTGGCGATTTGCCTTGCAAACGGAAACGAGGGGCCGGGAATTTCATCTACCGGAACGCCTGCGGCCGCTTTTTGGGCCATTTCTTCAGGTGCCATTATGCCGTGGCAAAGTGCAAGGGATTCCTACGGCGCCGGAATTAAGCGGCATGTGATTCTGCCCTTCAGCTCACGCGGGGGTGAAGTGGCCAAGCCGGATGTGTTGTCACCGGGGGCGGCTATGTCCAGCGTGCCGCCTTACGCCCGGAGCGAAAATTTCTGGGGAACCAGCATGGCATCTCCCCAAACGACCGGCGCAGTGGCCTTGCTGATGAGCGCTGCCAAACAGCAAAAACCGGCCATCCCCATTCGCGGGGCGCTCATTAAACGAGCGCTTAAGTATGGAGCGGACTGGCTTCCTTACTACACGGCCATCGATCAGGGCGGAGGGGTGGTTAATGTTGAAAAATCGTTCCAAATCCTGAAAAAATATGCCAGACGTCACGAGGAAAAGGAACTGCGGGATTACAAAATTACCACGGAAAGCCCCATTTTCCCGGATGACAAAGGCCCCACGGCCTACTGGAGAGCCGGAGGCTATTTTCCTCATGGTACGGATCAGCAGGTATTTCACATAAAAGCCATTTTCCCGAAAGAGAAAACGCCCGATCAAATCGAGCATTTTTTCAGGGCATTTAATCTGAAATCCGATTCACCCTGGTTGGTTGTGAATAAAAAATCAACTTACATTCGGGCCGATGAGCGGGCAACGGTTCCTGTGTCGTATGATGCCTCAAAAATGCAGAAACCGGGGTTGTACGTCGGAAAGGTTGTGGCTTATTTGAAAGGCGGACACGGCGATAAATTTTCAAAATCCAATACGGAATTTGAACTGTGGAACACCGTAGTTGTCCCCTATATTTTTAACAATGAGAATTTATATCGGCTTCATCTCTTGCGTCAGGCTCTTGAGCCGGGAATGATTAAGCGGTATTTTCTGGACATTCCGCCGGGTGCCAGCAGCTTTACGGCAAAAATAAAAGCCTCGCAAGGAAAATGGAGCCGGATACGGGCCCAGCTTTTTGATCCGATGGGACGGGGCTATGCAGCCACAGGGTATGCCACCAGTAAACTTGGTAACCCGGTCTCCGTTTCTGTGGTGGGAGAGGATTTGGTTCCGGGAATCTGGGAACTGGACGTCATCGCTGATTTTCGCAATCCCCAAAAGGCTTATTACGATCTGGCCGTGGATTTCAACGGATTTTCTATTCAGCCGAAAATGATTAAGAATGTGACCTACAAAATGGGCGAAAAACCCCACGGGACGTTTACCGTTACCAATCGATTCAATCGGGTTTTTAAGGGATTCGCTATGGGAAACATTCTGGGCTACGAAAAAATATCCTATAAAAAATCCAGTGGAAAGGATCGGATTCGTTACACGTTCAAGGTGGACCGCTCCGTAAAAAGGGTTTCCTTTAAACTGCAAATGTCACCGGATGATTTCAACAAATTTACGGATATTGCCACAAATATCTACGATTCCAATGGGCGGGCCGTGGTTCAGAGCGGGCTGACGTACGATCGGCTAACACTCAATTTGACTCCCCCCAAACCGGGAAAATACACCCTGGAGGTGTGGGGCGCTTACACGAACCCGTCTTCAAAGTCGCCCTGGAAAGTTAAGCTGACTGAAAAATATTTTGTCAAAAACCCGATTTCCGTTTCATGTAAGAAAATCGGGGCCGGTTTTTTAACCCTTTATCCGGATATGCCAGTCAAAATGAAATTTACGCTTGGTCAAAGTCCGATGCTTCCACCGGAAGGCATGAATCTGTTCGGTGAGATTCTTTTTAAGGATTCTAAAAATCGATTTCCGGCGGCTGTGTTTCCGATTCAATTAGACGTGAAGTTGAGTGATTAAAGTGGAAGTCCGAAAAAGATATCCCCAAAGTAAGAATCCCCGGCACTTTCAAAGTGCCGGGGATTTCTGGTATTAAAGATATTTCAACCCTTTTTTACCAATATCCTTTCGATAATAGGCCCCTTCGAAATGAATGGATTGAACGGCGTTGTAGGCTCCTTCCATGGCCTCCTTTAACGAATCCGCCA
This window encodes:
- a CDS encoding S8 family serine peptidase, encoding MKLKKYVWLVWVLAIVVGPGNPAFAQKNIPNMMPDTPWSFLSTSAIHAYQFVKAHPTYDGRGVVVIVCDSGVDLDTQGLLKTSTGEKKIIDVQDFSGEGDVKLTKAKKGEENGEAFLQNAAGQKLYHYDKLALSPKDSTYWIGFLDESKFKNSGVPDFNNNGKRNDKFGVVAFKVTKDGKTYWVAYVDTDADGQLDDEKPVRDYHVNYDVIHLRGRNVKKKQELMSFALNIRPAKKIASFFFADNAHGTHVSGIIAGYQINGQPTLNGIAPGAQIIGLKIGNNTLAGGSTTSGSMKKAFEYGVKWAKDHPDKAVVFNMSYGIGSEIEGRSDIDRFIDRILKENENLAICLANGNEGPGISSTGTPAAAFWAISSGAIMPWQSARDSYGAGIKRHVILPFSSRGGEVAKPDVLSPGAAMSSVPPYARSENFWGTSMASPQTTGAVALLMSAAKQQKPAIPIRGALIKRALKYGADWLPYYTAIDQGGGVVNVEKSFQILKKYARRHEEKELRDYKITTESPIFPDDKGPTAYWRAGGYFPHGTDQQVFHIKAIFPKEKTPDQIEHFFRAFNLKSDSPWLVVNKKSTYIRADERATVPVSYDASKMQKPGLYVGKVVAYLKGGHGDKFSKSNTEFELWNTVVVPYIFNNENLYRLHLLRQALEPGMIKRYFLDIPPGASSFTAKIKASQGKWSRIRAQLFDPMGRGYAATGYATSKLGNPVSVSVVGEDLVPGIWELDVIADFRNPQKAYYDLAVDFNGFSIQPKMIKNVTYKMGEKPHGTFTVTNRFNRVFKGFAMGNILGYEKISYKKSSGKDRIRYTFKVDRSVKRVSFKLQMSPDDFNKFTDIATNIYDSNGRAVVQSGLTYDRLTLNLTPPKPGKYTLEVWGAYTNPSSKSPWKVKLTEKYFVKNPISVSCKKIGAGFLTLYPDMPVKMKFTLGQSPMLPPEGMNLFGEILFKDSKNRFPAAVFPIQLDVKLSD